Proteins co-encoded in one Dehalococcoidia bacterium genomic window:
- a CDS encoding electron transfer flavoprotein subunit beta/FixA family protein, with the protein MNVVVCIKQVPGSTEVKINKETNTLIREGAKAIINPFDTYAIEEGVRVKEKLGGKTVVVTMGPPQAEVALREAIEVGADEAVLVSDRSFAGSDTLATSYVLGKAISKIGDYGLVIVGKQTMDGDTGQVGPEIAERLGIPFVAYVSAIEEIGEGKIKARRMIDEGHEIVESPLPCVVSVTKEINVPRLPSVRGKMKAKSARIPVWTIHDLGIEENKVGAAGSPTWVTKIFSPRREHQSEMLGGDAKANVDWILDKLAEAKLV; encoded by the coding sequence ATGAACGTTGTTGTCTGCATCAAGCAGGTGCCCGGCAGCACCGAAGTCAAGATCAATAAAGAGACTAACACGCTGATCCGCGAAGGGGCCAAAGCCATCATCAATCCCTTCGATACCTATGCCATCGAAGAAGGTGTGAGGGTGAAGGAGAAGCTTGGCGGGAAGACCGTTGTTGTGACGATGGGCCCGCCGCAGGCGGAAGTGGCGCTCAGAGAAGCCATCGAAGTGGGCGCCGATGAAGCCGTTCTCGTCAGCGACCGTTCCTTTGCCGGATCGGATACCCTGGCCACCTCCTATGTGCTCGGAAAAGCCATCTCCAAAATAGGCGATTACGGTCTGGTCATCGTCGGCAAACAGACGATGGACGGCGATACCGGTCAGGTGGGGCCTGAGATCGCCGAGAGGCTGGGCATTCCGTTTGTGGCCTATGTGAGCGCCATCGAGGAAATCGGCGAAGGCAAGATCAAAGCCCGGCGCATGATCGATGAAGGCCATGAGATTGTCGAATCACCTCTTCCCTGCGTGGTCAGCGTTACCAAGGAGATCAATGTTCCGCGTCTTCCTTCAGTTCGCGGGAAGATGAAGGCCAAATCCGCCCGGATTCCCGTTTGGACGATTCATGACCTGGGCATCGAGGAAAATAAAGTAGGTGCAGCGGGATCGCCCACGTGGGTCACCAAAATCTTCTCTCCCCGGCGAGAGCACCAGAGCGAGATGCTGGGGGGAGATGCGAAGGCCAATGTAGACTGGATTCTGGATAAGCTGGCCGAGGCCAAGCTGGTATAG
- a CDS encoding acyl-CoA dehydrogenase family protein produces MEYFLNERQKMIKEIARGITEQKIIPVRAELDEKEEFPWEIIKELANADLFRAVIPEEYDGLGGGTLDLCLAIEELSRGCCGVSISYAAVTLGTIPILRFGTEEQKKKYLPQIASGKRLTAFGLTESAAGSDAAQMKTLAVADGSDYVINGTKQFITNGGDAEIYIIIALTNPSKGPRGASAFIVEKDTPGFTFGKKEKKMGIRCSSTRELVFHNCRVPKENIIGKEGTGFISSLKTLDASRPGVAAQGVGLAQGALEEAVAYARQRTQFGQPISSFQAIQHMLANMAIDVEAARALVYAVARSIDAGDKGSSEVAAMAKVFASDMAMRVTTDAVQIFGGPGYMRDYPVEKMMRDAKIIQIYEGTNQVLRNDIISHVYKRKGKRE; encoded by the coding sequence TTGGAGTATTTCCTCAACGAACGGCAGAAAATGATCAAAGAGATCGCCCGGGGGATTACCGAGCAGAAGATAATCCCGGTGCGCGCCGAACTGGATGAGAAAGAGGAATTCCCATGGGAAATCATCAAAGAGCTCGCCAATGCCGACCTCTTTCGCGCCGTTATTCCCGAGGAATACGATGGGCTCGGAGGCGGAACTCTCGATCTGTGCCTGGCTATCGAAGAGCTGAGCCGGGGATGTTGTGGGGTATCGATCAGCTACGCAGCCGTCACGCTGGGTACCATACCCATACTCAGATTCGGCACGGAAGAGCAGAAGAAGAAGTATCTCCCCCAGATCGCCAGCGGCAAGCGATTGACCGCGTTCGGTCTCACTGAGTCCGCGGCCGGAAGCGATGCCGCCCAGATGAAGACGCTGGCTGTAGCCGACGGTAGCGATTATGTGATTAACGGCACCAAACAGTTTATAACCAACGGTGGCGATGCCGAAATCTATATCATTATTGCCCTCACCAATCCCAGCAAAGGCCCTCGCGGGGCCAGTGCATTTATCGTGGAGAAGGATACTCCCGGCTTCACCTTCGGCAAGAAAGAGAAGAAGATGGGCATCCGCTGTTCTTCCACCCGTGAACTGGTATTCCACAACTGCCGGGTGCCCAAAGAGAACATAATCGGCAAGGAAGGCACTGGATTTATTAGCAGCCTCAAAACGCTCGATGCATCGCGGCCGGGTGTGGCGGCGCAAGGTGTGGGATTGGCCCAGGGCGCATTGGAAGAAGCGGTTGCCTATGCGCGGCAGCGCACGCAGTTCGGGCAGCCCATTTCCTCTTTTCAGGCTATCCAGCATATGCTGGCCAATATGGCTATCGATGTCGAGGCTGCTAGAGCCTTGGTTTATGCTGTGGCCCGTTCCATCGACGCCGGGGACAAGGGTTCCAGTGAGGTAGCTGCCATGGCCAAGGTTTTCGCCAGCGATATGGCCATGCGGGTAACTACCGATGCGGTGCAGATATTCGGCGGGCCGGGATACATGCGCGACTATCCGGTGGAAAAGATGATGCGCGATGCCAAGATCATCCAGATATACGAAGGCACCAACCAGGTCCTGCGCAATGATATTATCTCCCATGTGTACAAGCGGAAGGGTAAGAGGGAATGA
- a CDS encoding AAA family ATPase yields the protein MKVIGAVGQNGSGKDEVLKHLKAKYGVLFFSTGDVVRGIARKEGLEPTRENLGAISERYFRQMGEGCFVKLLAEQIRRDQLPIAGISGIRSLTDVNIMRESFGKDFILINVFVSDPHRRYERMVNRGEERDPKTYEQFLAQDKAEEDRFHLQQAGEQADFSVSNDSTLADMHRAIDRLVTENAILK from the coding sequence ATGAAAGTGATCGGCGCGGTGGGTCAGAATGGTTCGGGAAAGGACGAGGTTTTGAAGCATCTCAAAGCTAAATATGGCGTGCTGTTTTTCTCCACAGGCGATGTGGTCAGAGGGATTGCCCGAAAAGAAGGGCTGGAACCGACGAGGGAGAACCTGGGGGCCATCTCTGAAAGGTATTTTCGCCAGATGGGCGAAGGGTGCTTCGTGAAGCTTCTGGCAGAGCAAATCCGCCGGGATCAGTTGCCCATCGCCGGAATCAGCGGCATCCGGTCGCTGACCGATGTCAATATCATGCGAGAAAGTTTCGGCAAGGATTTTATCCTCATCAACGTTTTCGTCAGCGATCCTCATCGGCGCTATGAGCGGATGGTCAACCGGGGCGAAGAGCGGGATCCAAAAACATACGAGCAGTTTCTGGCTCAGGACAAGGCTGAAGAGGACCGTTTCCACCTCCAGCAGGCGGGAGAGCAGGCGGACTTTTCTGTCAGCAACGATAGCACTCTGGCTGATATGCACCGGGCCATCGACAGGCTGGTGACTGAGAATGCCATCCTGAAGTAG